TTAAATTGACATTTAGAAGATTTGGAATGCAAGTTTGTAATGCTTATTTCTCAGCTatcttgtcaatatggaccaaaatatctaaggaatattttcagtactttgttgaatctatgccacaaaggattaaggcaattctgaaggcaaaaggctgACATGGCATGACATCATTGCACACTTCAACTTCTTATTAGATCTTATCTGATCTAGCTCTTTAAAAACTGAAGCGTCTTATTAAAACAAGATGCATCTGACTTTGGTTGCAATGCATGTAATCAAGTGTTGGCCTAAACACTTGCATGTATAAGAAAATGATAAACATTTTCGACTGAAATCACACGTTTATTACTGTGATTAGTTTAGTTAAGTAAATCAGGTTTCAACAACAAatggcaaaaaaacaaacaaaaaaaaatttacagtgtAGCATGCAAGACAAAAAGCATTGTTTACACCGACCCACAACTTTAACATAATCAAAATTGAGTCTattacacactcatttacaattTTGTTTGCTTAAATGCCACAGTCATAGGGGAAATATATAAGAacacttatatattatatatattatatattatatactgaaTGTGCTTTCCATTAAGGTGAATGAACGATTGGTCACTGGTTCACTAAACTGTCTGTATCATCTGTGTTTCATTCAGCATATAAAAAATAGTAAAGGTGTAACTAGGACTTCATTCTGAATGTCCTAGTTGCCTTTATGCTGACTATAAATAAAggtgtatttataaatatattcgtgggtggcacagtggctctgtggttagcactgtcgcctcacagcaagaagatttagtttgagtcccggctgggcgaGTTggactttctgtgtggagtttgcatgttctccttgtgttcgcgtgggtttttctCTGAgtactttggtttcccccacagcccaaaggcatgtgctataagtatattgaataaactcaattggccatggtgtatgtgtgtgaatgtgggagtgtatgggtgtttcccagtgctgggttgcagctgcaaggacatccactgtgtaaaacatatgttggaatagtcggcagttcattctgctgtggttacCCCTTTATAAAtgaagggaataagccaaaggagaatgaatgaatgaatgaacgaatgatgaataaatatattcaaccagaaagtgtttttttttttttactggaaatCACATGGCTTAtgccaaaagataataagactgaacacaaaataagatattttgatgaaagctggaCTTTAAGACTAACATATTGATATTATAACACCTTAAAACTTTAATTGTGATTTCAGAGGAACTTTAACACCATGCTGGAGTGGTATTTTGTTGCAAATGAATCCGTACAAAAACACATTCCCACTCACCTCAACGTGCCAAGGTCAGTAAAAGACGAAATAGTACTTTCCATAAATAATTGAAGCCTAATTTTATGACCATTAGCATTTTTTCCACTGACACATTTTCTTGACCAATTTGAACATTTCGTCCAATTTAAGAATGAAAAGATCTGCACATGTTCTGTTTTATTTACCCTAAACTGATCAGACCTTTTCCaccagacttttttttattttcaggaaTGAGAGCATGTGTCAGAAATTTAACCGTGAATGCAGTTTTTTCTTTGGCAGAGTTGCTGTGTTGATTGCTGTCGGATTTAGTTTAATGTTGTGCTAAAGATTAGGCTCAACTAAATCtcctgtaatttttatttatttattcatctgttgTTTTGAAGTTCAGGCTCTACATGATCTGAAAAAGCAACCCCCACTTTATAATGCAAAAGGAATCAGGCTACATCATCTTACAACCAACTCTTTGATGGATATTTTTCTCCAGCACTTTAGATTTGAACGGGGCACCACATCAAATGAGTCACAGTAACATTGAACAGAGATCCGGCCAATTTTGAGTCATCGCGCTGCGTTTATTTTCATGAGGGAAGCCAGCTTATTTGATTAAGATGTAATTGTGTGCAGAGTCCTCCTTGTACAGATGCACTTGAGCAGCAGGGGCACGAAAAATGCTCTGCTTGTTCCAAATCAAGAGAGAAGTCATGATGGCCTGTCACAACTAAACATGTTAGGAATTACACGCTTTACAGGCGCAGACGGGTTCAGCATGGCCGCCTCTGAAAACAGGTGTGTAATCTAGAGCTCTACCACGGAAAGTGGGAAtttgagagagagggaaaaaaggtGAAACTGGGTGCTGGCGAATAATGAGGGCTATTACAAGATTTTGTAATCAGGGGTCAGCCACCATTTGGACAAAGTGCATGTTTAGTAGTTTCAGTAGTGAATCTGTTTTTACTTTATAAGAAATAATTAATCTTATGATATTCATATTTATGCATGTTTTTCTTATATTACAtagtaaatatttgtaattattcaaaataataatttgtattatgttaaaattatttgttaaaaacattttatttttcattttaaattgttaatttaaataagattaatacactttaaaatataatttacagttaaagtcagaatgattaggcctcctgtaatttatttatttatttatttattttattattattattttcttaaaatctttttttttatgtacactcACTAggcactttattaagtacactttactagtaccaggttggacccccttttgccttcagaactgccttaatctgttgtggcatagattcaactagatactggaaatgttcctcagagatttttttccatattgacatgatagcatgacgcagttgctgcagatttgtctgctgcacatccatgatgcgaatcatTGTCATtatcaagaaagcagtctgagatgattcacgatTTGACATGGCGCTTTATCCTGCTTGGAAATAATTATCAGAAGATGGGCAGACTTTGGTGATAAAAAGATAAACATGGcaatgacacaatgctcaattggtactaatgggcccaaagtgtgccaagaaaatatccctcacaccattacaccacctccACAACCTGAACCGTTGCTACAAGGCAAGgcggatccatgctttcatgttactGATGCTAAATTATGACCGTACCATCTGATTGttacagcagaaattgagactcatcagaccaggcaacgttttccaatcttatattgtccaattttggtgagcctg
This sequence is a window from Danio rerio strain Tuebingen ecotype United States chromosome 16, GRCz12tu, whole genome shotgun sequence. Protein-coding genes within it:
- the cenpw gene encoding centromere protein W isoform X1: MSKKAPRAALKHHMKKNANIRIGKNADLMAQLNLLMVLHRLAEECRVKAFEEKSATIKTHHVRAVAKRNFNTMLEWYFVANESVQKHIPTHLNVPRVLLVQMHLSSRGTKNALLVPNQERSHDGLSQLNMLGITRFTGADGFSMAASENRCVI